Proteins from a genomic interval of Verrucomicrobiota bacterium:
- a CDS encoding transglutaminase family protein codes for MPLTDYLLLLRPREGHDIRIASSRLMVQPDHSMKWYRDIYGNSAGVLHLKESSDILSIESEIVIEHYESNPLDFIVDERAVIFPFPFEPGERLDLLPYSSHTWPNDSQSVGKWVSRFWVPGQSIETFALLDQMNKAIVADFGYGMREEPGVQSAAKTLQIRTGSCRDFAALFIEACRYLGLPARFVSGYLHNPVSTLPGSTHAWSEVYLPGAGWIGFDNTSGLVTGASHIPTAVHRHPEAIPPVSGSNYGDAFVSSNLRVVVEVNEI; via the coding sequence GGCCACGACATCCGGATAGCATCTTCCAGACTTATGGTTCAGCCCGATCACTCAATGAAGTGGTATCGGGACATTTATGGAAATTCAGCAGGTGTACTCCATTTGAAAGAGTCGTCTGACATATTGAGTATCGAAAGTGAAATTGTCATCGAACACTACGAAAGCAATCCACTTGATTTTATAGTGGATGAACGCGCGGTCATCTTTCCGTTTCCATTCGAGCCAGGTGAACGCCTTGATCTCCTCCCCTACAGTAGCCATACCTGGCCCAACGACAGCCAAAGCGTAGGCAAGTGGGTGTCACGCTTCTGGGTGCCTGGTCAATCGATCGAGACCTTTGCTTTGCTTGACCAAATGAACAAGGCCATTGTAGCCGATTTTGGTTACGGCATGCGTGAAGAACCTGGCGTACAAAGCGCTGCGAAGACCTTGCAAATAAGAACTGGAAGCTGCCGTGATTTTGCCGCCTTGTTTATCGAAGCCTGCCGCTACCTGGGATTACCAGCACGGTTTGTAAGCGGTTATTTACACAATCCAGTTTCAACCCTCCCCGGCTCAACTCACGCCTGGTCGGAGGTTTACCTACCAGGAGCAGGGTGGATCGGATTCGACAACACAAGCGGACTCGTCACCGGCGCTTCTCATATCCCAACAGCTGTTCATCGCCATCCGGAGGCCATACCTCCGGTATCCGGATCCAACTATGGGGATGCTTTTGTTTCTTCGAACCTGCGGGTGGTCGTTGAAGTAAACGAGATTTAA